The segment TGAAATGGTGAACAACATCACCTAATATTGTGTCAAAAATAGCATAACAAGTTACAAACCAACCTGTGGAGGGTGGCAGCTTGGCTTTTTACTGCATCTACGTCACCACAATCACCTAACCTATATCTATACCTGATGACTTACCTAAGCAGGATGACTTCCTCACTGATGACCTACTTTCTTTACCTACtttgcattgtaaaaaaaaggttggaaacTAATTTCACACATAGCTAATTTGGTGACAGATGGAGAAAAGCATATGTCAATCAGTTTTGGTGGAAGAAccttgatgcagaaaaaaaaacatagttgaTCATTTCATCATCTAATCAAATCGCCTATGAATATTGTATTCCATCAACTTTTCTAAGGCTAGATTTAAGCTCTCTAAGCTGTGCATGCACAAACTCAGGGTCAGTTTGGGTCCAAAAAGtgatttttctttgtaaatccCACGTAAACCCAGTTTATATTGTGACTACCATCCAGTTGTCTCTTACCCATTCCTCTACGTCCCTGCCCTCTGAGGCCTTCCCACCAACGAGAGGCTCTTCCCAGTAGATGTTTGGTTTCCCGTATCGCCAGATCTTCCCtcttgttttgtgtgcaaagaaAGCCGCAACACCGAAGGCGATGACAACCACAAATCCACACACCATGGCAACTCCCTAGAAAAGCAAGAACATGACAATAAAATCTGGAAAGTTCTAGAGGAgataaactgtaaaataaagctGGCTTATCCTGGTACAAAAAGTACACAAATACAGGTGTGACATCATTCGGAGAAATACATATCACAATTTGTGGCTTCATGTAcctaaaaatgtaacaaatgcTTCATGATAATAGATAACAAAACAGTACAGGACTGATAACATTGGAGACTATAATATGTTTGTGAGTCCAGATTTATCTCACACTTCCCACATTTTTAACAGcaatatttcacaaaaacagaaacccAAAGAATTTCAACTACATTCATTTTAGTTCTTAAGTACAAACAGAATCATCAACAATTCTGCTAATGAATTAATAAGTTATCTAATAAAAACAGCTTAACATTACCTAGTTACAGCTCCAgtaatgtgaggatttgctgtttgtatttgttttatattattgtatatatttgggttttgggctGTTGTTCAGACAAAATATACAAagactgtttattttttaacagtgtAATTGTTGAAATTGTTACTTGCAgccttaattaattaatttgtaaTCTTTCACATGTtgcaatttaacttttttttttgctgccttcaCTGCTcatccaatatatatatatataccttctACATAAAGTATTACGGTTAGAACTCTAGTCCGATCAATTTAAAATCAAGTTGTAAATATTCAAATGAGGCCATTGTCAGACTATTCAATCTACTACTTGAATGGATCCTGAAGAGAGTCACACCAAACACTGACTCAACCCTTGATATCTACACACCTCCTGTGGGTCCACAAAGCAGTAATGGTAGAGATACTGGTTGTAGATGGGGAAGCCTCCCACTCCTCCCATCTGAGAGTAGCTGGTCTGGTAGAGGTTCTGGCACATCATAAGCATCGGATTGTACATCATACTGGAGGTGCCCTGGGACATGGGGTTCACCCCGACAATGTAGACAATGTTTATGATGCCCTGGAAAATACAATGACAGTcattattatttacattattacattattatttacaACATACACtgccggtcaaaagtttggggtcacttagaaatttccattccattatagacagaataccagctgagatcagttgcattgtttttttaatcagggcagcagttttcagattatatcatgtgcttacataattgcaaaagggttctcgactgttactgtagaaagaagtggctgatctttaatctacattgcccattatcagaaaccattcatccaatgttccaaaggtacattctgtttactaatctaatatcaattttaaaaggctaactgagaaaacattggagaacccttttgcaattatgtaagcacataatgtaatctgaaaactgttgccctggttaaaaaaacaatgcaactgatctcagctggtattctgtctataatggagtggaatggaaatttctaagtgaccccaaacttttgactggtagtaTAAGGTGACCATAAAATGTGTATGAGTCTTACCTGCAGGATTGCCATGATGATGCTGGCTATCATGACGGCCAGAAAGAACTTTCTACCACGGACAGTGTTGGATTTAGAGAAGCTTGTGATGAAGAAGGCCAGTGCCCCTATGAAGTTAATGGCTGCCATGGCAATCATGGTGGTTTTGGCTGAGTAAGGTGAGAGGTAGGAGCCATAGCCATTTCCATAGCCTCCTCCATAGGCTCCTCCATAACCTCCATAACCACCGTATCCTGAGCCGAAGCTGCCGCTGCCGTATCCCATTCCCATTCCCATTCCCATTCCATACTGCATGTCCCACATGAGAGTGGAGGCCACGCAGGCAAATATCGCCACACACAACACGATCACTGTAGCCATCATGGCCTTGATGATCCCTGGAGGTGACAGCCATTTGTAGAAGTGCTGAGGTTTGTCCTCAATGTAGTAAGATCCCGGCGGAGGTGGGTATGCGTTGTAACCGCTCTGAGGAGCACTGAAGCTGCCTGGAGGGCCAAAGCCATTGTTGGATGGCGAGCGGAAAGGAGGAGAGTAAACAGGTGGACTCTCGTAGTGCTGCTTGTCGAACATCGCTCAAAGATATCCCGTACtgtgaacaaaataaaaaaaactgtttgtgGATAGACGAGAGAGCAAAGAGTACTGCACAAAACTAGGAAGAGTTGTCCGGCTCTGTTTTTCAGCAGCACTGATATGAGTAATGCTACGTGGAGATATGGGAAAGTTAGGCGTGACTGTCTTTTGTAATGAGAGTTAGTAACAGAACAGTGTAAATGTTTTACCGTTTCCAGAGGGTGTGATTAATGAGGGCATAAGTTAGGCTTGTTTCTGCAATTTGTTCTTTCAGGTTGAGTAAATTAGTTTTACAGAGAGCAGAGCATGTTTATCACTTGTCATTTCATAAACAAGATCAGACCTGCTTTCCTAACAGAAAATAGAATTATTAGAGGAATGAGCTTTGAGGTCTCTGACCCGGCAAAGTCAGAATCAATGAGGAGATGTCGGTACCAGGGCGGGGAGCACAGCCAAACAACAATACTTTCCTTTTTGCCTCTTCACAGGCTGTAGGAGTCTATCTCCAGCCCCCACAATGTCCAGCCAGACTTTGAACATTTCACATCCCGCCcgctacatttttgttttctttctggtTACAAATCTTACAGAAAGATATCCAAGCGTATACAATTTAACAATGCCCATTCTTCTACATGGAACTCTAAAGGGAGGGGGCTGCCTACATGTGAGTGAAACGCAGAGCAAAGTCACTGtagaggacaaaaaaaaaatgtgaacattaatgcttcttttacttttttttccaacacaATGCTCAGTGCTGGTAACGGACTGTAAAATATCATCTGTTAATACACCACATAACAATAgaagaaattattaattattattgttcAACTAATGGTTACTTATGTTATTGATTCATCATTCTTTTTTGATTAaccttttaattttaattgtctataaaatgtcataaagtaGTGGAAAATGCCCAGCACAGgttcccaaagcccaaggtCAAGTCTTaaaattaattgttttgtcAGATCAACAGTCCGAAACACAAAGATATGGAGTTtccaagataaaaaaaacatggatgtGTTCTTTTGTCATGTatgattgtaaattgaatatttctTCACGTTAGGAGTGTTAGTTGAACAAACCATGTGATTTAAATATCAGTTTGTATATTAGTCACTtagctctgggaaattgtgatggccattctattttactatttacttacattttatagacaaaacgaTTACTCAATTTAGTGAGAAAATAATAACTTAATcgttaatgaaaataatcatttttgCAGCCCTTGATTCATTTTTGTGGCTGTATTTAGCCTCATTTATTATCAAGGGATATTTGCAATGTGCTCTGCCTTTCTAAGCTCGGTCTTCCAGTGACAGTACATCACTGATTTTAACAACATAAACCAAAATGTCTTCCATCTACATCATGCTACTGTTCAGTCACCTTAGTGGGATTGTGAGGGAGGTAACGGCCATTCAGaaacatagacatagacatacagacagacagacggacggacagagagacagtcccTGGCACTGCCCACAGTCTCCAGTCCCCGGTAATAACTCTCCTCTCTTTAAGGGATTCTGGCACACACGGAAAAAAGAGGTCTCGCCTCAGAGCCTCCATCCCAGACACCCCCCcattctttccctccctctatAACTTATTGCCTTTGTTTTGGGAGCAGGAGGGGCAAAAGTTAAGGGTACTTGTCACGGAAACAGTGTTGCCATGGAgttggggtaaaaaaaaaagtaaaagaaatgtgGGGCACTGTCCAGGGAGGATCACACAAGGGCTCCtctgtgctgctcctgagtggAGTGAGGCaggagaaagaggggaggaCAGGTGGATGTTGTGCACAGAGGTGTCAGGTGTCCTCTATTGTTGATCAACAGGCTGTCTCCTAAGCCAGTGGGTCTTAGTTTAATTTCTACTGCCAGTGTTTGATTCATGGTTTGATTATATCAAAGATTTTCAGTACCTGTCTCTTAAATGGGCATGGCCTGGTTTGAAAGTGTAGTAAATGTTGTGGGGATTTATAAGGATACATTTGCATTActaattcatattttcttttgctaacaTTACATATTATaacaaaaatcaatttttttagGGTGTTCGCAAATGTTAGTTGACATTAGCTTATGTGTTTCCAGATCTCGCAAGAGTTTGTTCCTGAGACAGAAAGGTCTAGAACAAAGTTCATTTTCTCCTGATTTGTCCATCTaagaaatgccattttagtgtcagaatgttcagGAGATATGTGGtgtgaaataaaatggatttgcTTTGGTGACTACGGGGCAAAGAATCGGTCATAATCTGTGTCCACCTTCATTTCTCCCATGGGAATCGATACACCCAG is part of the Perca flavescens isolate YP-PL-M2 chromosome 9, PFLA_1.0, whole genome shotgun sequence genome and harbors:
- the si:ch73-61d6.3 gene encoding occludin — translated: MFDKQHYESPPVYSPPFRSPSNNGFGPPGSFSAPQSGYNAYPPPPGSYYIEDKPQHFYKWLSPPGIIKAMMATVIVLCVAIFACVASTLMWDMQYGMGMGMGMGYGSGSFGSGYGGYGGYGGAYGGGYGNGYGSYLSPYSAKTTMIAMAAINFIGALAFFITSFSKSNTVRGRKFFLAVMIASIIMAILQGIINIVYIVGVNPMSQGTSSMMYNPMLMMCQNLYQTSYSQMGGVGGFPIYNQYLYHYCFVDPQEGVAMVCGFVVVIAFGVAAFFAHKTRGKIWRYGKPNIYWEEPLVGGKASEGRDVEEWVNNVEESRSVQDAPTLLVSEKGAGLLNASANSVISYPPAKVDSSSYNEDNYDNNEYSERTTSRPSEAFSHGGRTSSSPSEGTGGGRKPSANRDKRRRRNPELDESQYETEYTTGGETGNELDGEEWENMYPEITSDAQRHDYKREFDADLKEYKRLCAEMDDINDQLNKLSRQLDTLDENSAKYQAVAMEYNQLKDLKQTLDYQSKKKQCRSLRHKLFHIKGMVKDYDKNH